From Paraburkholderia sabiae, a single genomic window includes:
- a CDS encoding porin, with translation MKKTLMVAALSGVFATAAHAQSSVTLYGLIDAGITYTNNQATAPNQGHSNVQMTSGSVNGSRFGLRGAEDLGGGLKAIFTLENGFGINDGTLKQQSRLFGRQAFVGLASDQFGAVTLGRQYDSMVDYVGPLSLTGTQYGGTQFAHPFDNDNLNNSFRVNNSVKYQSANYAGFKFGALYGFSNQADGFSNNRAYSAGASYSFAGFNVAAAYLQLNSNGATGTNAAFNTSGAVNGDNTFFAGRQQTWGAGANYTFGPATAGLVYSQTNLSKMAGINQGASGNQGLQNSFGGNSAHFQNFEANARYALTPALSVAGSYTYTRASLGGERPHWNQFNLQTAYALSKRTDVYLQGEYQQVSENSIVNANINGLNASANEKQVAVTAGLRHRF, from the coding sequence ATGAAAAAGACTCTCATGGTCGCGGCCCTCTCGGGCGTTTTCGCAACGGCTGCGCATGCGCAAAGCAGCGTCACGCTGTACGGCCTGATCGATGCTGGCATCACCTACACGAATAACCAGGCTACGGCCCCGAACCAGGGTCACAGCAACGTCCAGATGACGTCCGGCTCGGTGAACGGCAGCCGTTTCGGCCTGCGCGGCGCTGAAGACCTCGGCGGCGGCCTGAAGGCAATCTTCACGTTGGAAAACGGCTTCGGCATCAACGACGGCACGCTCAAGCAGCAAAGCCGTCTGTTCGGCCGTCAGGCGTTCGTTGGTCTGGCAAGCGACCAGTTCGGCGCTGTGACCCTCGGCCGTCAATATGACAGCATGGTCGACTACGTCGGTCCGCTGTCGCTGACGGGCACGCAATACGGCGGCACGCAGTTCGCCCACCCGTTCGACAACGACAACCTGAACAACTCGTTCCGCGTCAACAACTCGGTCAAGTACCAGAGCGCGAACTACGCTGGCTTCAAGTTCGGCGCGTTGTACGGCTTCTCGAACCAGGCTGACGGCTTCTCGAACAACCGTGCATACAGCGCGGGCGCATCGTACAGCTTCGCAGGCTTCAACGTCGCTGCTGCTTACCTGCAACTGAACAGCAACGGCGCGACGGGCACGAACGCAGCGTTCAACACGTCGGGCGCAGTCAACGGCGACAACACGTTCTTCGCTGGCCGCCAGCAGACGTGGGGCGCAGGCGCGAACTACACGTTCGGCCCGGCAACGGCTGGCCTCGTGTACTCGCAGACGAACCTGTCGAAGATGGCTGGTATCAACCAGGGCGCATCGGGCAACCAGGGTCTGCAGAACAGCTTCGGCGGCAACAGCGCTCACTTCCAGAACTTCGAAGCGAACGCACGCTACGCTCTGACGCCGGCACTCAGCGTCGCTGGCTCGTACACGTACACGCGTGCAAGCCTGGGCGGCGAGCGTCCGCACTGGAACCAGTTCAACCTGCAAACGGCCTACGCGCTGTCGAAGCGTACGGACGTGTACCTGCAGGGCGAATACCAGCAAGTCAGCGAAAACTCGATCGTCAACGCCAACATCAATGGCCTGAACGCTTCGGCGAACGAGAAGCAAGTTGCTGTGACGGCTGGCCTGCGTCACCGCTTCTAA
- a CDS encoding RelA/SpoT family protein — translation MSTNPSPSASEVDHAAHEHESDSPSSARKYIDAVLEQSFRHLFGPTATPEQPRRHDVVSIAKLTAALSGYLSPEEIKEVKAAFHFSDEAHLGQYRQSGEPYITHPVAVAETCAAWKLDAQSIMAALLHDVMEDQGVTKTELAERFGAKVAELVDGLSKLDKMEFRSREEAQAENFRKMLLAMARDVRVILVKLADRLHNMRTLGAVPPEKRRRVARETLDIYAPIAHRLGLNNTYRELQDLSFANFNPHRYATLEKAVKAARGNRREVVGKILESVQRAIGEAKLDAEVTGREKTIFSIYKKMRDKQLSFSQVLDVYGFRVVVESALECYTCLGALHALYKPVPGKFKDYIAIPKVNGYQSLHTTLVGPFGAPIEFQVRTRKMHEIAEAGVAAHWLYKNGGADLNDVQKRAHQWLKSLLDIQSEVGDSSEFLEHVKIDLFPDAVYVFTPKSKIMALPRGATALDFAYSIHSDLGNQCVAVKINNELLPLRTELKSGDIVEVITAPYSKPNPAWLGFVRTGKARTAIRHYLKTMRLNESVQLGERLVDQSLKGYGLALSDVTPEVWDKLVLWTGNKNRQEIFADIGLGRRVAAVMAKRIEVLMSGREGHEGDDDHPRSEHPTPNAPPVVITGTEGMSVQLSACCRPIPGDDIMGYIGIGLGMAIHTTDCRVAQRIHRRDPGRWIDVAWAPQPGRLFDVAIKVLVKNTKGVFARVAADITSADANIVHIAMDEDQSQESTVLRFVIQVSDRVHLANVMRRVRTNLDVMRIARERPSEEGHRHHDGGMRIDRERADY, via the coding sequence ATGAGCACCAACCCCTCGCCATCCGCCTCGGAAGTGGACCACGCTGCCCACGAACACGAAAGCGACTCGCCTTCGTCTGCACGCAAGTACATCGACGCGGTCCTCGAACAATCGTTTCGCCATCTGTTCGGACCCACCGCCACGCCGGAGCAGCCGCGCCGGCATGACGTCGTCTCCATCGCCAAGCTGACTGCTGCGCTCTCCGGCTACCTCAGCCCGGAAGAGATCAAGGAAGTCAAAGCCGCTTTCCACTTCAGCGACGAAGCCCACCTCGGGCAATACCGTCAAAGCGGCGAACCCTACATCACGCATCCTGTTGCCGTCGCGGAAACGTGCGCGGCGTGGAAGCTCGACGCGCAGTCGATCATGGCTGCGCTCCTGCACGACGTGATGGAAGACCAGGGCGTGACCAAGACCGAACTCGCCGAGCGTTTCGGCGCGAAGGTCGCGGAACTGGTCGACGGGTTGTCGAAACTGGACAAGATGGAGTTCCGCAGCCGCGAGGAAGCGCAGGCGGAAAACTTCCGCAAGATGCTGCTCGCGATGGCGCGCGACGTGCGCGTGATTCTCGTGAAGCTCGCGGACCGGCTTCACAACATGCGCACGCTCGGTGCAGTGCCGCCGGAAAAACGCCGTCGTGTGGCGCGTGAAACGCTGGATATTTACGCGCCCATCGCGCACCGTCTCGGCCTGAACAACACGTATCGCGAGTTGCAGGATCTGAGCTTCGCGAACTTCAATCCGCATCGTTACGCGACGCTCGAAAAGGCGGTGAAGGCGGCGCGCGGCAATCGGCGCGAAGTGGTCGGCAAGATTCTCGAATCGGTGCAGCGCGCCATTGGCGAGGCGAAGCTCGATGCCGAAGTGACGGGCCGCGAGAAAACCATCTTCAGCATCTACAAGAAGATGCGCGACAAGCAGCTGTCGTTCTCGCAGGTGCTCGACGTGTACGGCTTCCGCGTCGTGGTGGAAAGCGCGCTCGAATGCTATACCTGCCTCGGCGCGCTGCATGCGCTCTACAAGCCGGTGCCGGGCAAGTTCAAGGACTACATCGCGATTCCGAAGGTCAACGGCTATCAGTCGCTGCATACCACGCTGGTCGGTCCGTTCGGTGCGCCGATCGAGTTCCAGGTGCGCACGCGCAAGATGCACGAGATCGCGGAAGCGGGCGTCGCCGCGCACTGGCTTTACAAGAACGGCGGCGCGGATCTCAACGATGTGCAGAAGCGCGCGCATCAGTGGCTCAAGTCGTTGCTCGACATTCAAAGCGAAGTCGGCGATTCGAGCGAATTCCTCGAACACGTCAAGATCGATCTGTTCCCGGACGCCGTCTACGTGTTCACGCCGAAGTCGAAGATCATGGCGCTGCCGCGCGGCGCCACGGCGCTGGACTTCGCGTATTCGATCCACAGCGACCTGGGCAACCAGTGCGTCGCGGTGAAGATCAACAACGAATTGCTGCCGCTGCGCACCGAGCTGAAGAGCGGCGACATCGTCGAAGTGATCACGGCGCCGTATTCGAAGCCGAATCCCGCGTGGCTCGGCTTCGTGCGCACGGGCAAGGCGCGCACGGCTATCCGCCATTATCTGAAGACGATGCGTCTGAACGAGTCGGTGCAGCTCGGTGAACGGCTCGTCGATCAGTCGCTCAAGGGTTATGGGCTCGCGCTGTCCGATGTCACGCCGGAAGTGTGGGACAAACTCGTGCTGTGGACGGGCAACAAGAACCGTCAGGAAATTTTCGCGGATATCGGTCTCGGCCGGCGCGTCGCCGCGGTTATGGCCAAGCGTATCGAAGTGCTGATGAGCGGGCGCGAAGGTCACGAAGGCGACGACGATCATCCGCGCTCCGAACATCCGACGCCGAATGCGCCGCCCGTCGTCATCACGGGTACGGAAGGCATGTCGGTGCAACTGTCCGCGTGCTGCCGTCCGATTCCCGGCGACGACATCATGGGCTATATCGGCATCGGCCTCGGCATGGCGATCCACACTACCGACTGCCGCGTCGCGCAGCGCATTCACCGGCGCGATCCGGGCCGCTGGATCGACGTCGCGTGGGCGCCGCAGCCGGGCCGTCTGTTCGACGTCGCGATCAAGGTGCTGGTGAAGAACACCAAGGGCGTGTTCGCGCGCGTCGCGGCGGATATCACGTCCGCCGACGCAAACATCGTCCACATTGCGATGGACGAAGACCAGTCGCAGGAATCGACGGTGCTGCGCTTCGTTATTCAGGTCAGCGACCGCGTGCATCTCGCCAACGTGATGCGCCGCGTGCGGACCAATCTCGACGTAATGCGCATCGCGCGCGAACGGCCGAGCGAAGAAGGGCATCGTCATCACGACGGCGGCATGCGGATCGATCGCGAGCGCGCCGATTACTGA
- the greB gene encoding transcription elongation factor GreB: protein MNKAFVKESTDENDDDLEAAQPDVPAGAKNYITPAGYRRLRDELLHLIDEARPEVVKLVSWAASNGDRSENGDYIYGKRRLREIDRRIRFLTKRIDLAEVVNSSRQENTDQVFFGATVEYATEDGETHTVKIVGIDEVNLDEGHVSWISPIARALLKSKVGDQVTLHTPAGPQPIDVLDVVYPTREEEEA from the coding sequence ATGAACAAAGCCTTTGTCAAAGAATCGACTGACGAGAACGACGACGATCTCGAAGCCGCTCAACCCGACGTGCCTGCTGGCGCGAAGAACTACATCACGCCGGCGGGCTACAGGCGGCTGCGCGACGAACTGCTGCATCTGATCGACGAAGCCCGGCCCGAAGTGGTGAAGCTGGTGTCGTGGGCGGCGTCGAACGGTGACCGCTCGGAGAATGGCGATTACATCTACGGCAAGCGGCGGCTGCGGGAGATCGACAGGCGCATCCGCTTTCTGACGAAGCGTATCGATCTGGCCGAGGTGGTGAACAGCAGCCGCCAGGAGAACACCGATCAGGTGTTCTTCGGCGCGACCGTCGAGTACGCGACGGAAGACGGCGAGACACATACGGTGAAGATCGTCGGTATCGACGAGGTGAATCTGGACGAAGGGCACGTCAGCTGGATTTCGCCGATCGCGCGGGCGCTTCTGAAGTCGAAGGTCGGCGATCAGGTGACGCTGCACACGCCGGCCGGCCCGCAGCCGATCGATGTGCTCGACGTGGTCTATCCGACGCGCGAAGAGGAAGAGGCGTAA
- the gmk gene encoding guanylate kinase, translated as MTEAKSEHKRNPYAGVYPGNLFMVVAPSGAGKSTLVNALLAKDSAIRLSISYTTRPPRPKEQDGEHYHFTTVEDFLQRHDDGEFLESAEVHGNYYATSRVWIEEQMKRGHDVLLEIDWQGAQQVKKQFRNAVEIFILPPSLEALEERLKKRGQDEPNVITRRLLAAGSEMAHAAEAEYVVINENFDRALAELQCLVSATRSRFASQYARHTDLFMQLGIHLPHA; from the coding sequence ATGACCGAAGCCAAATCCGAGCACAAACGCAATCCCTACGCCGGCGTCTATCCGGGCAACCTGTTCATGGTTGTCGCGCCGTCGGGCGCGGGCAAGTCGACACTCGTGAACGCGCTGCTCGCGAAAGATTCCGCGATCCGCCTGTCGATTTCGTACACGACGCGCCCGCCGCGTCCGAAGGAACAGGACGGCGAGCACTATCACTTCACGACCGTCGAAGACTTCCTGCAGCGTCACGATGACGGCGAGTTTCTCGAGAGCGCCGAAGTGCACGGCAACTACTACGCGACCTCGCGCGTGTGGATCGAGGAGCAGATGAAACGCGGCCATGACGTGCTGCTCGAAATCGACTGGCAGGGCGCGCAGCAGGTGAAGAAGCAGTTCCGCAATGCAGTGGAAATTTTCATCTTGCCGCCGTCGCTGGAAGCACTCGAAGAGCGCCTGAAAAAGCGCGGCCAGGACGAGCCGAATGTGATCACGCGACGTCTTCTCGCAGCGGGCAGCGAGATGGCGCACGCAGCGGAAGCGGAGTACGTCGTGATCAACGAGAACTTCGATCGCGCGCTCGCCGAACTGCAATGCCTCGTGTCGGCGACGCGCTCGCGCTTCGCTTCGCAATACGCGCGCCATACGGACCTCTTCATGCAGCTCGGCATTCACTTGCCGCACGCGTGA
- a CDS encoding chorismate mutase, which translates to MTRPKLVGALGAILLSSALAFSPTSARADGDDTALTNLIALVSQRLALAEPVARYKWAHHQAITDTPREQALLADVEKRATRAGVDPAFAHAFFQDQIDASKDVQNALFETWRTTRPPEGAAPDLATSLRPQLDKLTQSLIAGLARMQTLRAQDDCPTRVARGIDNWKSLTRYDNTRNAALTRALGHVCESGGVGATG; encoded by the coding sequence ATGACCCGTCCGAAACTCGTCGGCGCGCTTGGCGCGATTCTGCTTTCTTCCGCTCTCGCCTTCTCGCCCACATCGGCTCGGGCCGACGGCGACGACACGGCGCTCACGAATCTGATCGCACTCGTCTCCCAGCGGCTCGCGCTGGCCGAACCCGTCGCGCGTTACAAGTGGGCGCACCATCAGGCGATTACCGATACGCCGCGAGAACAGGCGCTGCTCGCCGACGTCGAGAAGCGCGCCACGCGCGCGGGTGTGGACCCGGCGTTCGCGCACGCGTTCTTCCAGGATCAGATCGATGCGAGCAAGGACGTGCAGAACGCGCTGTTCGAGACATGGCGCACGACCCGACCGCCCGAAGGCGCCGCGCCCGATCTGGCGACGAGTCTCAGGCCGCAACTCGACAAGCTGACGCAATCGCTGATCGCCGGGCTGGCGCGCATGCAGACGCTGCGCGCACAGGACGATTGCCCGACGCGCGTCGCGCGCGGCATCGACAACTGGAAATCGCTCACCCGCTATGACAACACCCGAAACGCCGCGCTGACGCGGGCGCTCGGGCATGTGTGCGAATCGGGCGGCGTCGGGGCGACGGGTTAG
- a CDS encoding DUF2946 domain-containing protein, producing MTRSTRWISLVWLALVLNVLSPVIGYARAPGNEGPLSVELCHAAGAQNVVIHLDGSNDSTSKTHLVVPHCVYCPGFAANFALGASVPFVAPPVRTLAYAQAIEPEAVFVRRSVRVAQPRAPPVPSI from the coding sequence ATGACACGTTCGACACGCTGGATCAGTCTCGTATGGCTGGCGCTGGTACTCAATGTACTGTCGCCCGTCATCGGCTATGCGCGTGCGCCGGGCAACGAAGGCCCGCTTTCCGTCGAACTCTGTCACGCGGCCGGCGCGCAAAACGTCGTCATCCATCTCGATGGTTCGAACGACAGCACGTCGAAGACGCACCTCGTCGTTCCCCACTGTGTCTACTGTCCCGGCTTCGCCGCCAACTTCGCACTTGGCGCCAGTGTCCCGTTCGTTGCGCCTCCCGTCCGTACGCTTGCCTACGCGCAAGCCATCGAACCGGAAGCCGTCTTTGTGCGCCGCAGCGTACGCGTCGCACAACCTCGCGCACCACCTGTCCCGTCGATCTGA
- a CDS encoding exonuclease domain-containing protein has product MSEPFLSEPALDVPIVFVDLETTGGSVGEHRITEVGVVEVGPDGASSWTTLVDPGQPIPPFIQQLTGITNEMVRGAPTFAAIAAELFARLDGKLFIAHNASFDRGFLRSEFQRAGFAFNPDVLCTVRLSRALFPAEKRHGLDALVERHALVPSDRHRALADADLIWQYWQRLHGLVPVDVLRSQIDKTMRRFRLAGDITEDLIDTAPAGCGVYAFYGESDAPLYVGRSVRVRQRLRSHLTGERRSSKEMKLAQQVRRVEWRATGGEIGALLAEAQLIAALRPPHNRVPRVSRADPVDAPWPYDGAIAFEERDTAEGGRVFHIVDRWRYLGHAPSLAEAATLLAASVPGAFELATWRILQSHLARGLQVLPLSRPAALASDAVVLTTAPADAA; this is encoded by the coding sequence ATGTCTGAACCGTTTCTGTCTGAGCCGGCCCTCGATGTGCCGATTGTTTTCGTCGACCTTGAAACCACGGGCGGTTCCGTCGGCGAGCACAGAATCACGGAAGTCGGCGTCGTTGAAGTGGGGCCGGACGGTGCGTCCAGCTGGACCACGCTCGTCGATCCCGGTCAGCCGATCCCACCGTTCATCCAGCAATTGACGGGCATCACCAACGAGATGGTGCGCGGCGCGCCCACGTTCGCCGCCATTGCCGCGGAACTGTTCGCGCGGCTCGACGGCAAGCTTTTCATCGCGCACAACGCGAGCTTCGACCGCGGCTTTCTGCGCAGCGAGTTCCAGCGCGCGGGCTTCGCCTTCAATCCCGATGTGCTGTGTACGGTGCGCCTGTCGCGCGCGCTATTTCCCGCCGAAAAGCGCCACGGCCTCGACGCGCTCGTCGAGCGTCACGCGCTCGTGCCTTCGGATCGCCACCGCGCACTCGCCGACGCCGATCTGATCTGGCAGTACTGGCAGCGTCTGCATGGCCTCGTGCCCGTCGACGTGCTGCGCTCGCAGATCGACAAGACGATGCGGCGTTTCCGGCTCGCGGGCGATATCACGGAAGATCTGATCGACACCGCGCCCGCAGGTTGCGGCGTGTATGCGTTCTACGGCGAGAGCGACGCGCCGCTCTACGTAGGACGCAGCGTGCGCGTGCGTCAGCGTTTGCGCTCGCACCTGACGGGCGAGCGACGTTCGTCGAAAGAGATGAAGCTCGCGCAGCAGGTGCGCCGCGTCGAATGGCGCGCGACGGGCGGCGAGATCGGCGCGCTGCTCGCCGAAGCGCAACTGATCGCCGCACTGCGCCCGCCGCACAACCGTGTGCCGCGCGTGAGCCGCGCCGATCCCGTCGATGCGCCATGGCCGTATGACGGCGCCATCGCGTTCGAGGAGCGGGATACAGCTGAAGGCGGACGTGTGTTCCACATCGTCGATCGCTGGCGCTATCTCGGACACGCGCCGTCGCTTGCCGAAGCCGCGACGCTGCTCGCGGCCAGCGTACCCGGCGCATTCGAACTCGCGACCTGGCGCATTCTCCAGTCGCATCTCGCGCGCGGCCTGCAGGTGCTGCCGCTCAGCCGCCCGGCCGCTCTGGCTTCGGACGCTGTCGTGCTGACGACAGCGCCAGCCGACGCCGCCTAA
- a CDS encoding phage protein NinX family protein translates to MNVADLSGLALDYWVARSLHDFVREIHFTDSGSVVSIRGNDRGRPWDGRFTPSVSWEAAAVVLERAQRLEVSERTRDGAAHCVADFEGGHKTVSAHGESLRLALLRAFVISRFGDTVEEVVRQPQSLFGTRATPIGEQSAVGIENELPKPDGEIGDIGSAPR, encoded by the coding sequence ATGAACGTAGCTGATCTCTCCGGCCTCGCGCTCGACTACTGGGTCGCCCGCAGTCTGCACGACTTCGTACGCGAAATCCACTTTACCGATAGCGGCAGCGTCGTCTCGATACGCGGCAACGACCGCGGACGTCCGTGGGACGGACGCTTCACGCCTTCGGTGTCATGGGAAGCCGCGGCTGTCGTGCTGGAGCGCGCGCAGCGGCTCGAAGTGAGCGAGCGCACGCGCGACGGCGCAGCGCATTGCGTCGCGGACTTCGAGGGCGGTCACAAGACGGTATCCGCGCACGGCGAATCGCTACGTCTCGCGCTGTTGAGGGCGTTCGTGATCAGCCGGTTCGGCGATACCGTCGAGGAGGTGGTGCGCCAGCCTCAGTCGCTGTTCGGCACGCGGGCGACGCCGATCGGCGAACAGTCGGCTGTGGGCATCGAGAACGAGCTACCGAAGCCGGATGGCGAGATTGGTGATATCGGGTCGGCGCCGCGCTGA
- the rpoZ gene encoding DNA-directed RNA polymerase subunit omega — translation MARITVEDCLKQIPNRFELALAATYRARQLAQGHTPKIESRDKPTVVALREIAAGQVGVEMLKKVPV, via the coding sequence ATGGCCCGCATTACCGTCGAAGACTGTCTCAAACAGATCCCGAATCGTTTCGAACTGGCGCTTGCCGCGACTTATCGCGCTCGTCAGCTCGCTCAAGGCCACACGCCGAAAATCGAAAGCCGCGACAAGCCCACGGTGGTCGCGTTGCGTGAGATCGCGGCTGGCCAGGTCGGCGTCGAAATGCTGAAGAAGGTGCCCGTCTAA
- a CDS encoding cold-shock protein yields METGIVKWFNDAKGFGFITSDTGGEDLFAHFSEIRSEGFKSLKENQRVSFDVKAGPKGRQAANIQPL; encoded by the coding sequence ATGGAAACCGGTATCGTCAAATGGTTCAACGATGCTAAAGGCTTCGGCTTCATCACGTCCGACACGGGTGGCGAGGATCTCTTCGCGCACTTCTCGGAGATCCGCTCGGAAGGGTTCAAGTCGCTGAAGGAGAACCAGCGCGTGTCGTTCGACGTGAAGGCTGGCCCGAAGGGTCGCCAGGCTGCGAACATTCAGCCGCTGTAA
- a CDS encoding TonB-dependent receptor, whose translation MRIVSAALSARTPLSLACATVFAVHPAWADESTTDRAAIDQPASDTSVSHTSVTNSSANSLTDSANTLQAVSVTAARAAPAFSPDTPGVVETVTREQIDARNIVNTEDALKYAPNVMVRKRFTGDRNSVFAGRDFNELQSARGLVYADGLLLSNLLGSSYAYPPRWSLIAPDDIAQVEVLYGPFSALYPGNSIGSTVQITTRKPEKLEASLDTQLFTQHYDDAYGFSKNFGGNHETAHIADRVGRFWYSLTLDRLENNSQPLQYASPNSAYNAKLGAPVAVTGAASDIGPNGQPRVIVGPQMMERTEQINESVRMGYALTDHIDATLTLGHWENHYKDRAQTFLTDAAGNPVYAGNVTIGGKNYTIAPTAFSPANGDQENWLYAFGLNARLDSGWKLSGVVSAYDVSRDVLRSSTTAPPAAYAGGPGTIFYGDGTGWRTFDLKAESPSYAGHALTVGYHFDNYFLRNETYNASDWLNGSPTTLASTYRGDTRTQALYGQDAWRFAPGWLATLGLRYERWDAYDGALGNSASTFGYADRSANALSPKASVQWQATQDWLFRLSFATGTRFPSVAELFQGTISNNAIINNNPGLRPEKAIDWDFTAERDVGVGVVRASVFQSDLRDSIYSQTTVSGSTTVTNISNVDRVRVRGVELAFSGQNVLLHGLDLDANVSATNSRILADSANPSYVGKRFPRIPVMRANLLANYHFTQQWQGSVGMRYSGRQYNTLDNSDINPDVYGGTSSFFVIDLKARYQMGKHWLASVGIDNVTDRRYYVFHPYPGRTFYGELKWSL comes from the coding sequence ATGCGCATCGTTTCCGCTGCGCTGTCCGCCCGCACGCCGCTATCGCTTGCGTGCGCGACAGTGTTCGCCGTTCATCCTGCATGGGCCGATGAAAGTACGACCGATCGTGCCGCCATCGACCAACCCGCATCCGATACTTCGGTCTCCCATACTTCTGTAACGAACAGTTCCGCGAATTCGTTGACGGACTCCGCCAACACGTTGCAGGCCGTCAGCGTGACGGCCGCGCGCGCGGCGCCCGCGTTTTCGCCCGACACGCCCGGCGTCGTCGAAACCGTCACGCGCGAGCAGATCGACGCGCGCAACATCGTCAACACGGAAGACGCGCTCAAGTACGCGCCGAACGTGATGGTGCGCAAGCGCTTCACGGGCGACCGCAATTCCGTCTTCGCGGGCCGCGACTTCAACGAGTTGCAGAGCGCGCGCGGTCTCGTCTATGCCGACGGGCTGCTGCTGTCGAATCTGCTGGGTTCGAGCTACGCGTATCCGCCGCGCTGGTCGCTGATCGCGCCCGACGACATCGCGCAGGTCGAAGTGCTGTACGGTCCGTTCTCGGCGCTGTATCCGGGCAACTCGATCGGCTCGACCGTGCAGATCACGACGCGCAAGCCGGAGAAACTCGAAGCGTCGCTGGATACGCAACTGTTCACGCAGCACTATGACGACGCGTACGGTTTCTCGAAGAACTTCGGCGGCAATCACGAGACGGCGCATATCGCCGATCGCGTCGGCAGGTTCTGGTATTCCCTGACGCTCGACCGCCTCGAGAACAACAGCCAGCCGCTCCAGTACGCGAGCCCGAACAGCGCGTACAACGCGAAGCTCGGCGCGCCTGTCGCCGTGACGGGCGCGGCGTCGGACATCGGCCCGAACGGCCAGCCGCGCGTGATTGTCGGTCCGCAGATGATGGAGCGCACCGAGCAGATCAACGAAAGCGTGCGCATGGGCTACGCGCTCACCGACCACATCGATGCGACGTTGACGCTCGGGCACTGGGAAAACCACTATAAGGACCGCGCGCAGACCTTCCTGACGGACGCCGCGGGCAATCCCGTCTATGCGGGCAACGTGACGATCGGCGGGAAGAACTACACGATCGCGCCGACCGCGTTCTCGCCCGCCAACGGCGATCAGGAGAACTGGCTCTACGCGTTCGGACTGAACGCGCGGCTCGATTCGGGCTGGAAGCTGTCGGGCGTGGTGTCCGCGTACGACGTGTCGCGCGACGTGCTGCGCTCGTCGACGACAGCGCCGCCTGCCGCCTACGCCGGCGGTCCCGGCACAATCTTCTATGGCGACGGCACCGGCTGGCGCACCTTCGACCTGAAAGCGGAATCGCCGTCCTATGCAGGTCACGCGCTGACCGTCGGCTATCACTTCGATAACTACTTCCTGCGCAACGAGACGTACAACGCGTCCGACTGGCTGAACGGCTCGCCGACGACGCTCGCCAGCACGTATCGCGGCGACACGCGCACGCAGGCGCTCTACGGCCAGGACGCGTGGCGTTTCGCGCCCGGCTGGCTCGCGACGCTCGGTCTGCGCTACGAGCGCTGGGACGCCTACGACGGCGCGCTCGGCAACAGCGCGTCGACCTTCGGCTATGCGGACCGCAGCGCGAACGCGCTGTCGCCGAAAGCGTCGGTGCAATGGCAGGCGACGCAGGACTGGCTGTTCCGGCTGTCGTTCGCGACGGGCACGCGCTTTCCGAGCGTCGCCGAGCTGTTCCAGGGAACGATCTCGAACAACGCGATCATCAACAACAACCCGGGCTTGCGTCCGGAGAAGGCGATCGACTGGGACTTCACGGCAGAACGCGATGTCGGCGTCGGCGTCGTGCGAGCCAGCGTGTTCCAGAGCGATCTGCGCGATTCGATCTATAGCCAGACCACTGTCAGCGGTTCGACGACGGTCACGAACATCTCGAACGTGGACCGTGTGCGGGTGCGCGGCGTCGAACTCGCGTTCTCGGGGCAGAACGTGCTGCTGCATGGGCTCGATCTCGACGCGAACGTATCGGCGACGAATTCGCGCATCCTCGCCGATTCGGCGAATCCATCGTACGTCGGCAAGCGCTTTCCGCGCATTCCCGTCATGCGCGCCAACCTGCTCGCGAATTACCACTTCACGCAGCAGTGGCAGGGCAGCGTCGGCATGCGCTACTCAGGCCGCCAGTACAACACGCTCGACAACAGCGACATCAACCCCGACGTCTATGGCGGCACGAGTTCGTTCTTCGTGATCGACCTGAAGGCGCGCTATCAGATGGGCAAACACTGGCTGGCGTCCGTCGGCATCGACAACGTCACGGACCGCCGCTATTACGTCTTCCACCCTTATCCGGGCCGCACGTTCTACGGAGAACTCAAATGGTCGCTTTAA